The following DNA comes from Flexistipes sp..
AGGTTCCTTCTTACCGGTACATACGACCCTGTTCATCCGGCAGGCCTAACCATCCTGATTGCTGCAGTTGTAATGAGCATATTTGTTAAAAAAAGTTTCTGCAGTCATATATGTCCTGTGGGTTTTCTTTCGGAACTTATTTCAAATGCCGGTTTCAGATTCACAATTAACAGATGGATATCAGGTTTTCTTGGAAGCGTGAAATATATACTGCTCCTGTTTTTTCTGTATGTCATTTTTTATCAGATGAGCCTGCAGCAGATAATCTTTTTTCAAAACAGCTCTTACAATAAAATAGCAGATGCAAAAATGCTTTATTTTTTCCTGGACATCTCAACAACGGGATTTATAGTTATTATAAGTTTGATTTTACTGACTTATCTTTTTAAAAATTTTTGGTGCAGGTTTCTCTGCCCTTACGGTGCTCTGCTGGGTATTTTATCCTGGCTGTCACCTTTTAAAATAAAAAGGGAAAAAGCCAACTGTATCGATTGCAAAAAATGCCGGGAATCCTGCCCTTCTGATATAAAGGTATACAACAAAGAAAGTATCTTTGCCGTAAACTGTATAGGCTGCAGAGAATGCGCACAGAATGAAACGGCTGTAAAGCAGCATTGTCTCAGAATGATTAACAAAGACAGGTATTTTGGAAAATATGAAAACTTATTATCAATAGCAGCGACCTTGATATTCTTGCTTATATTTATTGCTGCATACTTTACAGGGCACTGGAATTCTCCTGTTTCTAATGAAGAATATGCTCGCTTTCTGGATTCAATCAGAAGCCTCTCACACCCTTGATTACAGCAGTTTATTCTTTCTCAATAACCAATTTGTTCCTGCCTTCCCTTTTCGCCTGATACATTAATGAATCTGCATTTGCCAGCAGCGTATTCATTTCGTCATTTCTGATTTTAACTGCACCGATGGATATTGTATAATTAATGTTTTTAGCCCCGTTTAAGTTCAGCTTTTGATTTTCAATTTTCTGTCTTAGCCCTTCCAAAAGCCTCACAGCATCTTTATAGTCAACATTGATTAATATAATCCCAAATTCTTCTCCTCCCAAACGGCCAACAAGGTCACTCGACCTGAAACTGGCTTCAAGCATACGGGCAAAATGTTTTAGTACTTCATCACCAATACCATGCCCGTATTCATCATTTATAATTTTAAAGTGGTCTATATCCAGCATTGCAAAGTAAGCCGGTATATCCCTCTGCCTTATAATGTTTGAAATGAGTTTACTTCCAATTTCCTGGAAATATCTTCTGTTATAAAGACCTGTAAGATAATCTTTCTCAGACATATCTTTTGCCTTTTCATACATTTCATGTAAAAGGGCATTTTTTGATTCCAGTTCCCTGGATTGAAGCATAAGATTTGCATGGGCTTCAGCCAGTTTGTTCTGTGATTCTTTCTCATTACTTATGTCTATGGCAAAAGAATATTTAGCAATTTTATCCCCGGGCCAGTATATAGCACGCTCTTCAAGTCTGTACCACCTTTCGTCAACATCATTGAACTCTTCATGAACAACAGTTTTCCCGCTTTCTGCTGCTTCTTTACTATACAGTTCACCAATTTTGCAAAAAATACATGGCTTATCATACCCATACAGAACCTCATAACATTTACCGTTAACATTAGTCCCGATTTTTTCTTTCAATTTCGTATTCATATACAAAATTTCATATGATTCCATATCCACCACATAAGCGTAAAACGGAATCAGATCAAAAAGTTTCTTAAAAACACCGTTTTCCACAGAACTCATAGACATCTCCGAACTTTTTTAATAAATATAGTATTCAAGTTTCACACTTACCCTTTCAGCACGTCTTTGTTCACCCTGTTAAATATCAGCTTTGCTGATTGCCAGTGGCATTTAACAGGGCAGGGAGTGAAAACGACGAAGCAATCTCACTTTTCTTTTTAGAGATTGCCACCCGCCCACTTAAGGTGTTAAGTGGGCGGCCTCAATTACAAAGCCAAGTGCAAAACTTAAATATAGTATTTAATATTTTCGCATTAATAATTCAGCTAATCTCCAATGTTGCCCAAAATTTTTTCAATCATGGCATTTATACGTTCTTTATTAAAGGGCTTTAAAATATAGCCGACAGCCCCCGCCTCGATAGCACTAACAATCATCTGC
Coding sequences within:
- a CDS encoding GGDEF domain-containing protein, which gives rise to MSSVENGVFKKLFDLIPFYAYVVDMESYEILYMNTKLKEKIGTNVNGKCYEVLYGYDKPCIFCKIGELYSKEAAESGKTVVHEEFNDVDERWYRLEERAIYWPGDKIAKYSFAIDISNEKESQNKLAEAHANLMLQSRELESKNALLHEMYEKAKDMSEKDYLTGLYNRRYFQEIGSKLISNIIRQRDIPAYFAMLDIDHFKIINDEYGHGIGDEVLKHFARMLEASFRSSDLVGRLGGEEFGIILINVDYKDAVRLLEGLRQKIENQKLNLNGAKNINYTISIGAVKIRNDEMNTLLANADSLMYQAKREGRNKLVIEKE
- a CDS encoding 4Fe-4S binding protein → MSIFFDSLIIITTLDLFNKELMVSIRKIIQTIFFIYTIFAGIWFYVYINELKNENYSILKPSSVEGFLPISALLGLKRFLLTGTYDPVHPAGLTILIAAVVMSIFVKKSFCSHICPVGFLSELISNAGFRFTINRWISGFLGSVKYILLLFFLYVIFYQMSLQQIIFFQNSSYNKIADAKMLYFFLDISTTGFIVIISLILLTYLFKNFWCRFLCPYGALLGILSWLSPFKIKREKANCIDCKKCRESCPSDIKVYNKESIFAVNCIGCRECAQNETAVKQHCLRMINKDRYFGKYENLLSIAATLIFLLIFIAAYFTGHWNSPVSNEEYARFLDSIRSLSHP